The genomic DNA CACTGGCCCTTCGACGTGCTCGCCGGGATGATCCTGGGGCTCGCGCTCGGTCTCCTCGGCCGGAAGGCGTTCCTGCGGCTCGAGCAGAACCTGGAGCGAAGACCCTGGTACCGGCGCGTGGAACGGTGGAGGCGGGATCAGCCCGGCGTGGAGCCGACCGGCGAGGTCAGCGCCGGGGCGAAGTTCGCAGGAGCGCCCAGTGCCGCCCCGTGAGGCCCTGGTCCCTCCGGTGGGAGAACCAGCGCTCGGGATGGCACGCGGTGCATTCGGCGGCGACGGCGACCCGATCCGGATCCATCCCCGCGCGCGCGAGACCCGCCACGATCGCACCCGGGAGGTCGAGGCTCGGCTGCCCGGTCGGGTGCGGGATCAGGTGGGAGGACTCGAACTCGGCCGCAACCTCGGGGCCGATGGGGAAACAGCACGCGTGGAGGCACGGACCGATGGCAGCGACGAGACCCCCCGGCTCGTGCCCGATCGCGCGAAGACGGGCCACGGCGGCCGCGGGAATCCCGCCCCGCGCTCCGCGCCATCCGCAGTGGAGGAGCGCGGCGCTTCCGGAATCCGGCTCGACGACCGCGACGGGCGCGCAGTCCGCCACCGTGACGCCGATCCACGGATCGCCCGCGGCGGCGAGAATGCCGTCGGCCTCGAGAGCGCCCTGCGCCGCCTCGCCGGCGGTCACGATGGCGGACCCGTGGACCTGACGGACCATCGCGGGCCCGTGGTCGCCCATTCCGGCTGCCTCGCGAAGCCTCCTTCGGTTCTCGAGCACGGCCCGCTCCTCGTCTCCCACCCGGAGTCCCAGGTTGAGCGACGTGTACGGTCCGATGCTCGCGCCTCCTTGGCGCGTGGGGACGCCGAAGAAGACGGACGGAGGGAAGTGGCGCTCGGGGGGGCGCCAGAACCGGACCCGAGATCCGGGCGGCGCCGCGGGTTCCCGATCGCCGGGCGAGGTTGCGTTCCGGTCGCGCATTCGTGGAACTCTGGGCTCCGCGCGCGTCTCCTGCAAGGGCTTTGCGCCTGCGCGCTCCTCGCGGGATGCGCACGCGCGCCCGTCTCCTCCCCGGGCGCAGACGTGCGGAATCGATTTCTCGCGACGTTCGGAACGGCTTCCGCGAGCACGAGAGGAGCGGGCATGCTCTCGGTCGACATCGGATCCCGGGGACGGAGCGGGCTCAACACGCGGTGGGCTTCGGACGGAGACAGTCTCGCCATCGTCGCCTACGCCGGTCCGGTGCGCGCGTTCGACGCGACGGTGCTCGAGGACTCGGTGTACATCGCGCTGCGCCCGTACGACCTCTGGCTCGAAGGGCTGGTGCCGTCCGCCGAAGGGTTCGGCTCGGACGGCCTCGTGTTCGTCGCGCGGCCGTGGGACTTCAGCCCCTCCTGGGTCCGGAGCGCGATC from Candidatus Eisenbacteria bacterium includes the following:
- a CDS encoding polyphenol oxidase family protein; protein product: MRDRNATSPGDREPAAPPGSRVRFWRPPERHFPPSVFFGVPTRQGGASIGPYTSLNLGLRVGDEERAVLENRRRLREAAGMGDHGPAMVRQVHGSAIVTAGEAAQGALEADGILAAAGDPWIGVTVADCAPVAVVEPDSGSAALLHCGWRGARGGIPAAAVARLRAIGHEPGGLVAAIGPCLHACCFPIGPEVAAEFESSHLIPHPTGQPSLDLPGAIVAGLARAGMDPDRVAVAAECTACHPERWFSHRRDQGLTGRHWALLRTSPRR